In the genome of Leptospira koniambonensis, one region contains:
- a CDS encoding DUF362 domain-containing protein yields the protein MAYVVTEPCVGCKITYCAAACPVEAFREGKDYLVIDPDICINCNDCLRECPVNAIFPEDEVPVIWKNWIVLNAKESKTLQMINDLKKPLLDKHCNIKEL from the coding sequence GTGGCATACGTAGTAACTGAACCCTGCGTTGGGTGTAAAATTACTTACTGTGCTGCTGCTTGTCCTGTAGAAGCTTTCCGAGAAGGGAAGGATTACTTAGTCATAGATCCGGACATTTGCATCAATTGTAATGATTGTTTGAGAGAATGTCCGGTGAATGCCATTTTCCCGGAAGATGAGGTGCCGGTAATATGGAAAAACTGGATCGTTTTGAATGCAAAAGAATCTAAAACGTTACAGATGATCAACGATCTTAAAAAACCTCTTTTAGATAAACACTGCAATATTAAAGAATTATGA
- a CDS encoding LIC_20087 family outer membrane protein — protein MAKQNIPSYINKYRMRTEKMTYDSKSLPKRKRSFFRKTFPSLLQVIIPFVASLSVIYGENRSTFFWDSFDNFSKNKALFSQKEISEQTEEKEEHKVRFFSSLTFKYPYEMKAFQEYIPTESALFDSIPGLPNRFPNQPKIHLQKKEFFALYPAFGREEVFIMSMAQSKENKSEAYVGANTERRAYDSLTDMRATSSVMPGLGSNLSRGLDNQAGNLLFGYLLGRAGIQMDLGWRMAGNNVGLAIPESAKSSIGISYSLIPNSSSLNKMDFFLQVSGIKRFNDKSFLPIDTPQAFKGWLQGYEYYVNPGFSISTKNLSFEGLVRLPLHQQPFPTTDGFLAPEIQGILGVKYKFSESSPNLQK, from the coding sequence TTGGCAAAGCAGAATATTCCGTCATATATCAATAAATATAGGATGAGAACCGAGAAGATGACATATGATTCCAAATCTCTTCCTAAACGTAAGCGCTCGTTTTTTAGAAAGACCTTTCCTTCCCTCTTGCAGGTGATTATTCCTTTTGTTGCGAGCCTATCCGTAATCTACGGAGAGAACCGTTCTACTTTTTTCTGGGATTCTTTCGACAACTTTTCTAAAAACAAGGCCCTATTTTCTCAAAAGGAAATATCTGAACAAACAGAAGAGAAGGAAGAACATAAGGTCCGATTTTTTTCTTCTCTTACATTCAAATATCCTTATGAAATGAAAGCGTTTCAGGAATATATCCCGACTGAATCTGCACTTTTCGACTCTATTCCAGGACTACCTAACAGGTTCCCAAACCAACCAAAGATACATTTGCAGAAAAAAGAATTTTTTGCTCTTTATCCTGCTTTTGGAAGAGAAGAAGTTTTTATAATGAGTATGGCCCAGAGCAAAGAAAATAAATCTGAGGCTTATGTAGGAGCTAATACAGAAAGAAGAGCTTATGATTCTCTTACGGACATGAGAGCCACTTCTTCCGTTATGCCGGGTTTAGGATCTAACCTTTCCAGAGGTTTGGACAACCAAGCAGGAAATTTACTCTTCGGATATTTACTTGGAAGAGCTGGGATCCAAATGGACTTAGGCTGGAGAATGGCTGGGAATAACGTCGGTTTGGCGATCCCAGAGTCTGCAAAATCTTCGATCGGGATCAGCTACTCTTTGATCCCAAATTCCAGCAGCTTGAATAAAATGGATTTCTTTTTGCAAGTTTCCGGGATCAAAAGATTTAACGATAAAAGTTTTTTACCAATCGATACGCCCCAAGCTTTCAAAGGATGGTTACAAGGTTACGAATATTACGTAAACCCTGGGTTTTCCATCTCTACAAAAAACTTAAGTTTCGAAGGTTTAGTACGTTTACCTCTTCACCAACAACCGTTTCCAACTACGGATGGTTTCTTAGCTCCTGAAATCCAAGGTATTCTTGGGGTGAAATATAAATTCTCTGAAAGCTCTCCTAATTTGCAAAAATGA
- a CDS encoding ArsR/SmtB family transcription factor: protein MSLKDTSLEGEFVETYSDSTLATPSAAKETFQDRDILLAIKALSDETRIRVLRILSIAPLNVQEITEVLDMGQSRISRHLKILADAGFLTSLREGSWVYYSPKVSNDDSQDFSMRFHTLLLDYEKSLPYSDQDLVKTKDILKQRDLKRSKYFDDVAQNWESIQSDVLDPVLYRNKILDLLPEHSSRILDLGCGPGGLIPYLLMKSQEVIGIDSSEKMIKEARSSFLNNSQVQLFTSEIETLPENLIQSADSVVASMVLHHLSNPPQAMKEIHKVLKDDGTFIIVDLKKHNQEIMRDNFADLWLGFESELLTDWLNHTGFSLESIEEVESQKYFKVLIIKAKKRGGL, encoded by the coding sequence ATGTCGTTAAAGGATACGTCTTTAGAAGGAGAGTTTGTCGAAACTTACTCAGATTCAACCCTTGCTACGCCTTCTGCAGCAAAAGAGACCTTTCAGGACCGCGATATTCTGCTCGCGATCAAGGCATTATCTGATGAAACCCGTATTCGGGTTCTGCGGATACTTTCTATTGCCCCGCTTAATGTTCAGGAAATAACAGAAGTTCTGGATATGGGCCAATCCAGAATCTCTCGGCATTTAAAGATTCTTGCAGATGCCGGGTTTCTAACATCCCTACGTGAAGGTTCTTGGGTATATTATAGTCCTAAGGTTTCGAATGACGATTCACAAGATTTTTCTATGAGATTTCATACCCTTCTTTTGGATTATGAAAAAAGCCTTCCTTATTCGGACCAAGACTTAGTTAAGACTAAAGACATTCTCAAACAAAGAGATCTAAAAAGATCAAAATACTTCGATGATGTTGCTCAGAATTGGGAGAGCATCCAAAGTGATGTTTTGGATCCTGTGTTGTACAGGAATAAGATCCTGGATTTACTACCTGAACACTCTAGTCGGATCTTAGACCTTGGATGCGGCCCTGGCGGTTTAATTCCTTACTTATTGATGAAGAGTCAGGAAGTTATCGGGATAGATTCTTCTGAAAAGATGATTAAAGAGGCGAGAAGTTCCTTCTTAAATAATTCCCAAGTTCAATTGTTTACATCAGAGATTGAAACTCTGCCCGAGAATTTGATCCAGTCCGCAGATTCTGTCGTAGCTTCGATGGTCTTACACCACCTCTCAAATCCACCTCAGGCTATGAAAGAAATTCATAAAGTTCTGAAGGATGACGGCACTTTCATTATTGTCGATCTTAAGAAACACAATCAAGAAATCATGCGCGATAATTTCGCCGACTTATGGCTCGGATTCGAGTCGGAACTTCTCACAGATTGGCTGAACCACACAGGTTTCAGTCTTGAATCTATCGAAGAAGTGGAATCTCAGAAATACTTCAAAGTATTAATAATTAAAGCTAAGAAAAGAGGAGGACTTTAA
- the ahcY gene encoding adenosylhomocysteinase — MSATIQEKGLKYKVKDISLADWGREEIILAEKEMPGLMSLRKEYKGKQPLKGARIAGSLHMTIQTAVLIETLTELGAEVRWSSCNIFSTQDHAAAAIAKTGVPVFAWKGETEEEYWWCVEQTIFFDGGKGPNMILDDGGDLTMYVHEKYPQLLAEIKGVSEETTTGVKGLEKLLKKGELKLPAINVNDSVTKSKFDNLYGCRESLADGIKRATDVMLAGKVALVCGYGDVGKGSAASLRNFGARVIVTEIDPICALQAVMEGYQVLRVEDAIEFVDLVVTATGNDDIISLEHMKAMKDGAILCNIGHFDTEIQMSRLNAEKGVVKKEIKPQVDKYTFENGRSIIVLAEGRLVNLGCATGHPSFVMSCSFTNQVLAQIELWNNKYEIGVYRLPKQLDEKVAALHLEQLGVRLTTLNAKQAEYIGVPVEGPYKPEHYRY; from the coding sequence ATGTCCGCTACAATACAAGAAAAAGGTTTAAAATATAAGGTTAAAGACATTTCTCTCGCGGACTGGGGTCGCGAAGAAATCATTCTGGCTGAAAAAGAAATGCCAGGTCTAATGTCCTTACGTAAAGAATATAAGGGGAAACAACCTCTGAAAGGTGCGCGTATCGCGGGTTCCCTTCACATGACTATCCAAACTGCAGTTCTGATCGAGACTCTAACAGAGCTTGGCGCAGAAGTTCGCTGGTCTTCTTGTAATATCTTCTCTACCCAAGACCATGCAGCAGCTGCTATCGCAAAAACTGGAGTTCCTGTGTTTGCTTGGAAAGGCGAAACCGAAGAAGAATACTGGTGGTGTGTAGAGCAGACTATCTTTTTCGACGGCGGAAAAGGTCCGAACATGATCCTGGATGATGGTGGTGACCTGACCATGTATGTTCACGAGAAATATCCTCAACTCCTTGCTGAGATCAAAGGAGTTTCTGAAGAAACTACTACAGGAGTAAAAGGCCTTGAAAAACTCCTCAAAAAAGGTGAATTGAAACTTCCTGCAATCAATGTGAACGATTCCGTTACCAAGTCCAAGTTCGACAACTTATACGGTTGTAGAGAATCTTTAGCAGACGGTATCAAACGTGCAACTGACGTTATGCTTGCTGGAAAAGTAGCTCTTGTTTGCGGATACGGAGACGTTGGAAAGGGTTCTGCTGCTTCTTTACGCAATTTTGGAGCTAGAGTGATCGTTACTGAGATCGATCCTATTTGCGCTCTTCAGGCAGTAATGGAAGGATACCAAGTTCTAAGGGTAGAAGATGCGATCGAATTCGTGGATCTTGTAGTAACTGCGACCGGAAACGACGACATTATTTCCCTTGAACACATGAAAGCAATGAAAGACGGCGCGATTCTTTGTAATATCGGACACTTCGACACTGAGATCCAAATGTCCAGATTGAATGCAGAGAAAGGTGTAGTGAAGAAGGAAATCAAACCTCAGGTAGACAAATACACTTTCGAGAATGGTAGATCCATCATCGTTCTTGCAGAAGGTCGTTTAGTTAACCTTGGTTGTGCAACTGGCCACCCATCTTTCGTAATGTCCTGTTCTTTCACGAACCAAGTATTGGCTCAGATCGAACTTTGGAACAATAAATACGAGATCGGCGTCTATAGATTACCTAAACAATTAGATGAGAAAGTTGCAGCGTTACATTTGGAGCAATTAGGAGTTCGCCTAACCACGTTAAACGCTAAGCAAGCTGAGTATATCGGAGTACCGGTAGAAGGTCCGTATAAACCGGAACACTACCGCTATTAA
- the metH gene encoding methionine synthase has protein sequence MKHKFPTYTNPKAQELLKLLEERILVLDGAMGTMIQRYGLGEEDFRDERLKDHPSALKGNNDLLVITKPEVIEEIHYKFLEAGANILETNTFSSNRISQADYNAEAYVDELNRKAVKVARAAMERFAKTHPDQPLFLAGSIGPTTRTASLSPDVNNPAFRAVTFDELVETFYEQVRALVEEGVDILLSETNIDTLNLKAIIVAIENVFKDLNVRIPVSLSVTITDASGRTLSGQTIEAFYNSIYHANPLSVGINCALGAGEMRPYIEELSRISGCYISCYPNAGLPNAFGGYDQTPEEFGNFLNDFSNEGWLNIAGGCCGTTPAHIKEGAKAVQGKKPRIIPEIEGKTRLSGLEPLNIDETTGFVLIGERTNVTGSPKFKKLILEGNFEEAVSVALQQVEAGANVIDINFDEALLDGEASMKEFLNLIAVEPDIAKVPFMVDSSKWSVLETGLKCIQGKPIVNSISLKEGEEKFLQQAKTVKMYGASVIVMAFDEQGQAATKDDKVRICKRAYDLLVEKADFSPFDIIFDPNILTVGTGIDEHNNYAVDFIEAIKEIKVVCPGAKISGGLSNISFSFRGNNPVREAMHSAFLFYAIKAGMDMAIVNAGMLAVYEEIPKDLLERVEDVLLNKRPDATERLIDFAESVKSGEKAEKKEEAWREGTVEQRLEYSLVKGIVEYIDQDTEEARLKYDRPLQVIEGPLMDGMRVVGDLFGSGKMFLPQVVKSARVMKKSVSYLLPFMEEDNSKDAQASTKQKFLIATVKGDVHDIGKNIVAVVLACNNYEVIDLGVMVPCEKILEEARKEKVDIIGLSGLITPSLDEMVHVASEMKRTGFDIPLLIGGATTSSAHTSVKISEKYDQPVVHVIDASRVVNVVAKLLSPSLKPDYIKQIKEEQKIQREIYFNTRSDRKLVSISDARENKYVTDWNVTKVTKPNFVGVRVFDNEISLEELVPYIDWSPFFQAWELKGRYPSILESETYGKQAKELFKDAQKLLEDIISNKRYTTRGVIGVFPANSVGDDIEVYEDETRTNIKTVFHTLRQQISKEEKDEPNYCLADYIAPKESGVADYIGGFAVTAGHGVEAFASIFDSNLDDYNSIMAKALGDRFAEAFAEYMHLKIRKEIWGYVADENLSTEELIRERYQGIRPAAGYPASPDHTEKRTLFDLLEVEKNTGITLTEHFAMMPASSVSGLYFAHPDAKYFAVAKINKDQIQEYANRKGMTVSEVEKWLSPNLAYDPQEAVSRV, from the coding sequence ATGAAACATAAATTTCCCACATATACAAACCCCAAAGCGCAAGAACTCCTAAAATTATTAGAAGAGCGGATACTTGTTCTTGATGGAGCAATGGGGACCATGATCCAGAGATATGGTCTGGGAGAAGAAGACTTCCGAGATGAAAGACTCAAGGATCATCCTTCTGCACTAAAGGGAAATAACGATCTACTTGTGATCACTAAACCTGAAGTGATCGAAGAAATACATTATAAGTTTTTAGAAGCAGGGGCGAATATCTTAGAAACGAATACTTTCAGCTCTAATAGGATTTCCCAAGCAGATTATAATGCAGAAGCATATGTAGACGAGCTGAATAGAAAGGCAGTCAAGGTGGCTCGTGCTGCAATGGAGAGGTTTGCTAAAACTCATCCTGACCAACCATTATTCCTTGCGGGATCGATTGGACCTACAACCAGAACAGCTTCTCTTTCTCCGGATGTGAATAACCCTGCATTCCGCGCAGTAACCTTTGACGAGCTGGTAGAAACATTTTACGAGCAAGTAAGAGCGCTGGTGGAAGAAGGAGTCGATATTCTTCTTTCCGAAACGAATATCGATACTTTGAATTTGAAGGCCATCATAGTTGCTATTGAAAACGTATTCAAAGATTTGAATGTACGAATCCCTGTATCACTTTCTGTTACAATCACTGACGCTTCCGGAAGAACTTTGTCAGGACAGACAATCGAGGCATTCTATAATTCCATCTATCATGCAAATCCTCTTTCCGTAGGAATTAACTGTGCCTTGGGTGCAGGCGAGATGAGACCTTATATAGAAGAATTGTCCAGGATCTCAGGTTGTTACATTAGTTGTTATCCGAATGCAGGTTTACCAAACGCATTTGGGGGATACGACCAAACTCCAGAAGAATTCGGGAACTTCTTAAACGATTTTTCCAACGAAGGTTGGTTGAATATTGCAGGAGGATGTTGCGGAACTACTCCTGCTCATATTAAAGAAGGTGCTAAGGCAGTCCAAGGCAAAAAGCCTAGGATCATACCGGAGATAGAAGGAAAAACCAGATTATCTGGATTAGAACCTTTGAATATAGATGAAACAACCGGTTTCGTCTTAATAGGAGAAAGAACTAACGTAACCGGTTCTCCTAAATTCAAAAAACTGATCTTAGAAGGAAATTTTGAAGAAGCAGTATCAGTTGCATTACAGCAGGTTGAAGCAGGCGCAAACGTAATAGATATAAATTTCGACGAGGCTCTTTTAGATGGAGAAGCCTCCATGAAAGAATTCTTAAACTTGATCGCAGTCGAACCTGATATCGCAAAGGTTCCTTTCATGGTGGACAGTTCCAAATGGTCTGTTTTGGAAACTGGATTAAAATGTATCCAAGGAAAACCGATCGTAAACTCCATCTCCTTAAAGGAAGGAGAAGAGAAGTTTCTACAACAGGCAAAAACGGTTAAGATGTACGGTGCTTCCGTCATCGTAATGGCTTTTGATGAACAAGGCCAGGCTGCCACTAAAGACGATAAGGTCCGAATTTGTAAAAGAGCTTATGATCTATTAGTGGAAAAGGCGGACTTCTCTCCGTTTGATATCATCTTTGATCCAAACATTCTCACTGTCGGAACTGGAATAGATGAACATAATAACTACGCGGTCGACTTCATAGAAGCGATCAAAGAGATCAAAGTTGTCTGCCCTGGTGCAAAGATCAGCGGCGGTTTAAGTAACATCTCCTTCTCTTTCCGTGGAAATAATCCGGTAAGAGAAGCAATGCACTCTGCATTCTTATTCTACGCAATCAAGGCCGGAATGGATATGGCGATCGTAAATGCAGGTATGCTTGCAGTTTATGAAGAAATTCCTAAAGATCTTTTAGAAAGAGTAGAGGACGTTCTCCTGAATAAAAGACCGGATGCTACCGAAAGATTAATCGATTTTGCTGAATCAGTTAAGTCGGGTGAAAAGGCTGAGAAAAAAGAAGAAGCTTGGAGAGAAGGGACAGTAGAGCAAAGATTAGAATATTCTTTAGTAAAAGGAATTGTAGAGTATATAGACCAGGACACGGAAGAAGCGAGGCTTAAATATGACCGACCTCTTCAAGTGATCGAAGGTCCTTTAATGGATGGAATGAGAGTAGTGGGCGATCTGTTTGGATCCGGAAAAATGTTCCTTCCTCAAGTTGTCAAAAGCGCGAGGGTGATGAAAAAATCAGTATCTTATCTTCTTCCTTTCATGGAAGAAGATAACAGCAAAGATGCTCAAGCCTCCACAAAACAAAAATTCCTGATCGCCACAGTGAAAGGTGATGTTCACGATATCGGTAAGAACATCGTTGCTGTGGTGCTTGCATGTAATAACTACGAAGTGATTGACCTCGGAGTGATGGTCCCATGTGAGAAAATTCTGGAAGAAGCGAGAAAAGAGAAAGTAGATATCATTGGATTGTCTGGTCTCATTACTCCTTCTCTAGATGAGATGGTTCATGTCGCTTCTGAAATGAAAAGGACAGGCTTCGATATTCCTCTATTGATTGGAGGGGCTACTACAAGTTCAGCCCATACCTCCGTAAAAATTTCGGAAAAATATGACCAACCTGTGGTCCACGTAATTGATGCTTCCAGAGTCGTGAACGTCGTAGCAAAACTTTTGAGTCCTTCTTTAAAACCTGATTATATAAAACAGATCAAAGAAGAGCAGAAGATCCAAAGAGAAATTTACTTCAATACAAGAAGTGATCGTAAACTTGTTTCTATCTCTGATGCCAGAGAAAATAAATACGTTACCGATTGGAATGTGACTAAGGTAACTAAACCGAATTTTGTGGGGGTTCGAGTTTTTGATAATGAGATCTCTCTAGAAGAATTGGTTCCTTATATAGATTGGTCTCCATTCTTCCAAGCTTGGGAATTAAAAGGACGTTATCCTTCTATTCTCGAAAGTGAAACGTATGGTAAACAAGCTAAAGAATTATTCAAAGACGCTCAAAAATTATTAGAAGATATCATTTCTAATAAAAGATATACAACCCGAGGGGTGATCGGTGTCTTCCCCGCAAATAGTGTAGGCGACGATATTGAAGTTTATGAGGATGAAACGAGAACAAATATTAAGACCGTTTTCCATACTCTTCGCCAACAGATCAGCAAAGAAGAGAAAGACGAGCCTAACTATTGTTTAGCGGACTATATTGCTCCAAAAGAAAGTGGAGTAGCAGATTATATTGGCGGCTTTGCGGTCACGGCTGGTCATGGAGTAGAGGCGTTCGCTTCTATCTTCGACTCTAACCTAGACGACTATAATTCCATCATGGCAAAGGCTTTGGGCGATCGTTTTGCAGAGGCTTTTGCCGAATATATGCACCTAAAGATCCGAAAAGAAATTTGGGGTTATGTGGCCGACGAAAATCTTTCTACCGAAGAATTGATCCGTGAACGTTATCAAGGAATTCGTCCTGCTGCGGGTTACCCAGCAAGTCCGGACCATACTGAAAAGAGAACCTTATTCGATCTATTAGAAGTGGAGAAGAATACAGGCATTACTCTTACGGAACATTTCGCGATGATGCCAGCGAGTTCGGTGAGTGGTTTATACTTTGCTCATCCGGATGCTAAATATTTCGCAGTGGCAAAGATCAATAAGGACCAAATCCAAGAGTATGCAAATAGGAAGGGAATGACCGTTTCCGAAGTGGAAAAATGGCTTTCCCCGAATTTAGCTTATGACCCCCAAGAGGCGGTTTCAAGAGTCTAA
- a CDS encoding GAF domain-containing SpoIIE family protein phosphatase — MSFKQLSLALISDITARINSTDDLEELLGIIIETTKDVLNTEGCSLLLYDPDEDCLVFQVAKGDKGESLTELKVPRGKGIAGMVLESLEPVIVNDAANDPRIYRNIDDAVGFTTKNLICVPMKAQGEIQGVLEAVNSLERPEFTNKDIKILEYLSDLAAIAIRNRRLIRDLKDRARELDCLYQISQAISNISELDQFLNLTVNSISDVLGAERVSLIFQNPRTKAFELSKSIGFSLEEESHLVDESRGILNEILSQGKAILVQGQTDINPDLLTPNRYKTRSFVSVPIRQDGTIIGVLNAADKMSGDSFSYQDLSILSTISNQIAEAYNSLLAKNQKEKLTSIRRDMQIASQIQLNSLPNIPKKMHLLEIETSYTASKEIGGDFYDLIYHNPDEVSILIADVSGKGISAALFMEFSKTIIAGEVARNSSTSISLMGANRIIQEKSGYFMFVTVMLTRINMLKKRIRFSSAGHNEQLLYKAKDKKVLLLSGKGMPLGIKESEVEEHEVEYQPGDLLVLYTDGVSETTNEAGEMYSLENLAKLIERNGDMPVENLKELILDTTDAFRGEADPHDDYTLVMVRLN; from the coding sequence AGGATCAATTCCACCGATGATCTGGAAGAACTTTTGGGAATTATCATAGAGACCACAAAAGATGTACTCAATACAGAAGGATGTTCCCTTCTACTCTATGATCCGGACGAAGATTGTCTAGTATTCCAAGTTGCAAAAGGTGATAAGGGAGAATCCCTCACTGAATTAAAAGTCCCTAGAGGAAAAGGGATTGCTGGAATGGTGTTAGAAAGTCTAGAGCCAGTTATCGTAAACGACGCAGCAAACGATCCTCGCATTTATAGAAACATAGACGACGCAGTTGGATTCACCACAAAGAACCTGATCTGCGTTCCGATGAAGGCACAAGGAGAGATCCAAGGAGTTCTGGAAGCAGTAAACTCTTTAGAAAGGCCTGAATTTACAAATAAAGATATTAAAATATTAGAATATCTTTCTGATCTTGCAGCAATTGCGATCAGGAACAGAAGGTTAATCCGCGATCTAAAAGACCGTGCAAGAGAATTGGATTGTCTTTATCAGATCAGCCAGGCGATCTCCAATATCAGCGAGTTGGATCAATTCTTAAATCTGACAGTAAACTCGATCTCAGATGTTTTGGGAGCGGAAAGAGTTTCTTTAATCTTCCAAAATCCTAGAACAAAAGCATTCGAACTTTCTAAATCTATCGGTTTCAGTTTGGAAGAAGAATCCCATCTTGTGGATGAATCCCGAGGGATCTTGAATGAAATTTTGTCCCAAGGAAAAGCAATCTTAGTACAGGGACAAACGGATATCAATCCCGACCTTCTTACACCAAATCGTTATAAGACTAGATCTTTCGTTTCTGTTCCGATTCGTCAGGATGGGACAATCATAGGCGTATTGAATGCTGCAGATAAGATGAGCGGAGATAGTTTTTCCTACCAGGATCTTTCTATCTTAAGCACGATCTCTAACCAAATTGCAGAAGCTTATAATAGTCTTTTGGCAAAAAACCAAAAAGAGAAGTTAACCTCTATCCGAAGAGATATGCAAATTGCTTCTCAGATACAGTTAAACTCACTGCCTAATATTCCTAAGAAGATGCATCTTTTGGAGATTGAAACTTCTTATACAGCATCTAAAGAGATCGGTGGGGATTTTTATGATCTCATTTATCATAATCCTGACGAAGTAAGTATCTTAATTGCAGACGTTTCCGGAAAAGGGATCTCAGCTGCATTGTTTATGGAATTTTCCAAAACGATTATTGCTGGTGAAGTGGCACGTAACTCTTCTACAAGCATCAGTCTTATGGGCGCAAATCGGATCATCCAGGAGAAGTCCGGCTATTTTATGTTCGTTACTGTGATGCTCACTCGTATCAATATGCTTAAGAAAAGAATACGTTTCTCTAGCGCGGGTCATAATGAGCAGTTATTATATAAGGCAAAAGATAAGAAGGTACTACTTCTCTCCGGAAAAGGAATGCCTCTAGGTATCAAAGAATCAGAGGTGGAAGAACATGAAGTGGAATACCAACCTGGAGACCTTTTAGTTCTATACACTGACGGAGTGAGCGAGACTACAAACGAAGCTGGAGAAATGTATTCTTTGGAAAATCTCGCAAAACTCATAGAAAGAAACGGAGACATGCCCGTAGAAAATCTAAAAGAATTGATCTTAGATACTACTGACGCATTCAGAGGAGAAGCGGATCCTCATGACGATTACACTTTAGTAATGGTCAGACTCAATTAG
- a CDS encoding ATP-dependent 6-phosphofructokinase, which produces MNTKIRNFGPCKIESPAAYEYYTGDESKVVFKTVFETEESWKEYIGEGAEFFEQAGPRKKIYFDPKEVTAGIVTCGGLCPGINDVIRGIVMELNYRYGVKRILGFPYGYQGLVKKFDHKPMELNPENVAHIGRDGGTILASSRGNQNASDMVDRLSLYGVKMLFCIGGDGTLRGAKEIVREIDRRGEEISVIGVPKTIDNDINYVQKTFGFSTAFSKAMEAVECAHVEAKGAPNGIGVVKLMGRHSGFIAVNAALASQNVNYCLIPEVDFDMKGKGSFLDVLKNRILTREHAVIIVAEGAGQKFFGKTEERDASGNLKLGDIGVYLKNSIQDFFKAEKIEVNVKYIDPSYIIRSIPANPEDSIFCGFLAQNAVHAAMAGKTDIVIGMWNNVFTHLPIDIAIQERKVLQPTKSTLWRTLLASTGQPAHMVAE; this is translated from the coding sequence ATGAACACAAAGATCAGAAATTTCGGACCCTGCAAAATTGAAAGTCCGGCCGCTTATGAATATTACACTGGAGATGAATCTAAGGTAGTTTTTAAGACAGTATTCGAAACAGAAGAAAGCTGGAAGGAATATATAGGAGAAGGTGCCGAATTTTTCGAACAAGCGGGTCCCAGAAAGAAGATCTATTTCGACCCAAAAGAAGTGACTGCTGGGATCGTGACCTGCGGGGGGCTTTGTCCAGGGATCAATGACGTGATCCGAGGCATCGTAATGGAATTAAATTATAGATACGGGGTCAAACGTATCCTTGGATTTCCTTACGGCTACCAAGGTCTTGTCAAAAAATTTGACCATAAGCCCATGGAGCTGAATCCGGAAAATGTGGCTCATATCGGAAGGGACGGAGGAACAATTCTCGCTTCTTCCAGAGGAAACCAAAATGCTTCCGACATGGTGGATAGGCTCTCTTTGTATGGAGTTAAGATGTTATTCTGCATCGGAGGCGACGGCACTTTAAGAGGAGCAAAGGAAATCGTAAGAGAGATAGACAGAAGAGGAGAAGAGATCTCTGTCATTGGAGTTCCTAAAACGATAGATAACGATATCAATTATGTGCAAAAAACTTTCGGGTTTTCCACCGCCTTCTCCAAAGCAATGGAAGCAGTAGAATGTGCTCATGTGGAAGCAAAAGGAGCACCGAATGGGATTGGTGTAGTTAAGTTAATGGGAAGACATTCCGGCTTTATTGCTGTGAACGCAGCCCTCGCTTCTCAAAACGTAAATTATTGTCTGATCCCTGAAGTAGATTTTGATATGAAAGGAAAAGGTTCCTTCCTAGATGTTTTGAAAAATAGGATCTTAACTAGAGAACATGCAGTTATCATCGTGGCAGAAGGAGCCGGACAAAAGTTTTTTGGAAAAACAGAAGAAAGAGATGCATCCGGAAATTTAAAATTAGGAGATATAGGCGTTTATCTCAAAAATTCAATCCAGGACTTCTTCAAAGCGGAGAAGATAGAAGTGAATGTAAAATATATAGATCCAAGTTATATTATCCGATCTATTCCTGCGAATCCTGAGGATTCTATCTTCTGTGGGTTTTTAGCTCAGAATGCAGTGCACGCTGCTATGGCCGGTAAAACTGATATAGTGATTGGTATGTGGAATAATGTGTTTACTCATCTTCCGATTGATATTGCTATCCAAGAAAGAAAAGTGCTTCAGCCAACTAAGAGTACTTTATGGAGAACCTTATTAGCTTCTACAGGGCAACCTGCTCATATGGTGGCAGAATAA